A DNA window from Paenibacillus sp. HWE-109 contains the following coding sequences:
- a CDS encoding homoserine dehydrogenase, whose amino-acid sequence MKPIKVGLLGLGTVGTGVVRIVEKHQEDLQRQTGSVIEIAKILVQDKSKLRNISVDADKLTENVWDVIGDSEIDIVIEVMGGVAATKDHILTALGNGKHIVTANKDLMAMHGAEILAKAAEHGCDVFYEASVAGGIPIIRALVEGFSSDRITKIMGIVNGTTNYILTKMSQEGAAYADVLKEAQELGYAEADPTSDVEGLDAARKMTILSTLGFHANVALSDVEAKGISNVTKEDIQYGKKLGYEVKLLGIAENHDGHISVSVQPTMVKNSHPLASVNGVFNAVYVTGEAVGETMFYGAGAGELPTATSVVADLVAVVRNLKLGVNGRTVLAPYKEKKLKTDEQIASKNFILLHVEDKAGVLAQITQIFAHHEVSLESVFQHPNQSNPKAEIIIITHDANQASMKNVLRQFESMDVIHAIKSVYRVEG is encoded by the coding sequence ATGAAACCCATCAAGGTTGGATTACTCGGACTAGGAACAGTAGGAACAGGTGTTGTTCGTATTGTCGAAAAGCATCAGGAAGATTTACAGCGCCAAACGGGTTCTGTGATTGAAATTGCCAAAATTTTGGTGCAAGATAAATCGAAGCTCCGCAACATCAGCGTGGATGCAGATAAACTTACTGAAAACGTATGGGATGTCATCGGCGATAGTGAGATTGATATCGTTATTGAGGTTATGGGTGGCGTTGCTGCGACTAAGGATCACATTTTGACTGCACTAGGGAATGGCAAACATATCGTTACAGCTAACAAAGACCTTATGGCTATGCACGGTGCTGAAATTTTGGCGAAAGCTGCTGAGCATGGCTGTGACGTATTCTATGAAGCCAGTGTTGCTGGTGGTATTCCAATTATCCGCGCGCTCGTAGAGGGTTTCTCATCCGACCGGATTACGAAGATTATGGGTATCGTGAACGGAACGACGAATTATATTTTAACAAAAATGAGCCAAGAAGGCGCGGCATATGCCGATGTTTTAAAAGAAGCGCAAGAGCTGGGCTATGCAGAAGCAGACCCGACTTCGGATGTTGAAGGTTTGGATGCGGCTCGCAAAATGACGATTCTTTCTACACTAGGTTTCCATGCTAATGTTGCTTTGAGTGACGTTGAAGCCAAAGGGATTTCAAATGTAACGAAGGAAGATATTCAATACGGTAAAAAGTTAGGCTATGAAGTAAAACTTCTGGGCATCGCTGAAAACCATGATGGACATATTTCCGTAAGTGTACAGCCCACAATGGTCAAAAACTCCCATCCGCTAGCTTCCGTAAATGGCGTTTTCAATGCTGTTTATGTAACAGGTGAAGCCGTTGGAGAAACGATGTTTTATGGAGCCGGCGCGGGTGAATTGCCAACGGCAACTTCCGTCGTGGCTGACTTGGTCGCGGTTGTTCGCAACTTGAAGCTGGGCGTGAACGGACGTACGGTGCTTGCACCTTATAAAGAGAAGAAGCTCAAAACGGATGAGCAAATCGCGTCCAAAAACTTTATTCTTCTGCATGTAGAGGATAAAGCTGGCGTGTTAGCGCAAATTACTCAAATTTTTGCTCACCATGAAGTAAGCTTGGAATCCGTTTTTCAACATCCGAATCAAAGTAATCCGAAAGCTGAAATCATCATTATCACGCATGATGCGAACCAAGCTAGCATGAAAAATGTGCTGCGACAATTTGAATCGATGGATGTTATCCATGCCATCAAAAGTGTCTACCGCGTAGAAGGTTAA
- a CDS encoding Spo0B domain-containing protein, whose translation MKRVGSAQVYLLALVLIGLTGMMFVEPWLVRGALLIIIVLCGYTAFKLETSRVQETWSQTLHEQEQTSHRKLIQVMNRLRHDWMNDTQIIFGYIQMKKFDNLQPYMEKIKLNMQQESNLSKLGLPSFIAFLLLFRVESKSLEFVVELDQEINLAELPLRSGLIERVVRQTVECVQQHAATGEGECGTLSLELDVQEDSLLLDFVYQGPYEREQLENALNERLVLNANACSLEQHDWQEEEAVVTLRLPFQIEQKGSLAVG comes from the coding sequence ATGAAGCGAGTGGGCAGCGCGCAGGTTTACTTATTGGCACTTGTGCTCATCGGGCTAACAGGGATGATGTTTGTGGAACCTTGGTTAGTCAGAGGCGCATTACTGATTATTATTGTGTTATGTGGATATACGGCTTTCAAGTTGGAAACAAGCAGAGTGCAAGAGACGTGGAGCCAAACCCTTCACGAGCAGGAACAAACAAGCCATCGCAAGCTGATTCAAGTGATGAATCGTTTGCGGCATGATTGGATGAATGATACTCAAATTATATTTGGATACATTCAAATGAAGAAGTTTGATAATTTGCAGCCTTATATGGAAAAAATAAAATTGAATATGCAGCAGGAAAGTAATCTATCCAAGCTAGGCCTTCCCTCTTTTATTGCTTTCTTGTTGCTGTTTCGAGTTGAGTCGAAGTCACTCGAGTTCGTGGTTGAATTAGATCAGGAAATAAACCTGGCTGAACTTCCTTTACGCAGTGGACTGATCGAGAGAGTGGTCCGTCAAACGGTGGAATGCGTTCAACAGCATGCGGCTACAGGTGAAGGTGAGTGTGGCACGCTTAGCTTGGAGCTCGATGTTCAAGAAGATAGCTTACTGCTTGATTTTGTATATCAAGGCCCCTATGAAAGGGAGCAACTTGAGAACGCTTTGAATGAGCGTCTGGTATTGAATGCCAATGCTTGCTCGCTTGAGCAGCATGATTGGCAAGAGGAAGAAGCCGTTGTGACTTTGCGGCTGCCGTTTCAAATAGAACAGAAGGGATCTTTAGCCGTGGGCTAA
- a CDS encoding LysM peptidoglycan-binding domain-containing protein, protein MKIHIVKKGDSLYELATKYHTTLDQIIALNPQLADPNHLDIGMKVKIPSKPSHIAPPEEYAYKHVVAQGDSLWKLGKAWDVPLQAMIQANPQLKNPNVLMTGEIVYVPKANHQHHQGQEHAEIKPINSAKPSTMPFEEMPNLQPWPSVDTSGQQAAPPVAQMPEPAIVPAPEVEEAPVAEQPIAAAPIASVPVIPQPEPGVTGLESPYEQAVHPFHQFHIKATEVFAQPANEQPEAATYPAFSSYQQAPWEQHPYGGMPQANLASEEGCGCGGPSMMEQPWSAYPAGYPTGSVGMPWDGYQQGLPTIPGLYPPLASPYDMHHAQASHNPYGYAEDPYGIPFAGAHYQAPYEAPMMPQVHTHELAKEKDTEEVVEIDIRSEKPAKSKSSRSTKKVRLSGNSALNAFLRRQQRAVDRQEQDSKPVGPWINY, encoded by the coding sequence TTGAAAATCCATATTGTCAAAAAGGGAGACTCCCTGTACGAGCTTGCAACCAAGTATCACACCACGCTGGACCAGATTATCGCACTCAATCCGCAGTTGGCAGACCCGAATCATCTTGACATTGGGATGAAGGTGAAGATACCTTCGAAACCGAGTCATATTGCGCCGCCTGAGGAGTATGCGTATAAGCATGTCGTGGCGCAGGGAGATAGCTTATGGAAATTGGGCAAAGCGTGGGATGTACCGCTGCAGGCGATGATTCAAGCGAATCCACAGCTTAAGAATCCCAATGTACTTATGACAGGGGAAATCGTTTATGTTCCCAAAGCCAATCATCAACATCATCAGGGTCAAGAGCATGCGGAAATTAAGCCTATAAATTCTGCGAAGCCTTCGACCATGCCATTCGAAGAAATGCCGAATTTACAGCCTTGGCCGAGTGTGGATACAAGCGGGCAGCAGGCAGCCCCGCCAGTTGCTCAAATGCCTGAACCTGCAATAGTGCCAGCGCCGGAAGTGGAAGAAGCCCCTGTTGCAGAACAACCAATTGCGGCTGCACCAATAGCATCGGTTCCGGTGATACCACAACCTGAACCTGGTGTTACCGGTTTGGAAAGTCCGTATGAGCAAGCGGTTCATCCTTTTCACCAATTTCATATTAAGGCAACAGAAGTATTCGCGCAGCCCGCCAATGAGCAGCCGGAAGCTGCGACTTATCCAGCTTTTTCATCGTATCAGCAGGCTCCGTGGGAGCAGCATCCATATGGAGGGATGCCGCAAGCCAATCTTGCCAGCGAAGAAGGATGCGGTTGTGGCGGTCCTTCGATGATGGAACAGCCTTGGTCAGCCTACCCGGCAGGTTATCCAACCGGTTCCGTAGGAATGCCATGGGACGGCTACCAACAAGGTTTGCCGACGATTCCTGGTCTGTATCCTCCACTGGCATCGCCTTACGACATGCATCACGCTCAAGCGAGCCATAACCCTTATGGCTATGCGGAAGATCCATACGGGATCCCTTTTGCCGGTGCGCACTATCAGGCTCCTTATGAGGCTCCTATGATGCCGCAAGTCCATACACATGAATTAGCCAAAGAAAAGGATACGGAAGAAGTGGTCGAAATTGACATCCGTTCGGAGAAGCCGGCAAAATCCAAAAGCAGCAGATCCACCAAAAAAGTGAGACTATCAGGCAACTCAGCTTTGAATGCCTTCTTGAGACGTCAACAGAGAGCTGTTGACAGGCAGGAACAGGATTCCAAACCTGTTGGACCTTGGATTAATTACTGA
- a CDS encoding C40 family peptidase yields MKKQLLTLALLPALIFGAAAIPMPQQASAATAQIVSSVSLRQSADENSTRIRYLKQGEQVTILSKVNSWWYKVKASDGREGYISTSSKYIQTSGGSSSGGNTNGGTESGSTSAKVQKIIAAGKKYLGTPYEYGSSRNNTATFDCSDFVRQAFLDGIGVTLPSDSRGQGSYVKSLGHAKTDWHDLKAGDLMFFMDYKGTSKSNYNGINKSTQKITHVAIYLGNGQILSTYSKESGGVRIDSIANKHWEYRFLFGGSAL; encoded by the coding sequence ATGAAAAAACAACTTTTGACTCTTGCGCTTTTGCCTGCTCTCATTTTTGGCGCAGCTGCGATCCCAATGCCACAGCAAGCTTCGGCTGCTACAGCTCAAATTGTAAGCAGTGTCAGCTTGCGTCAAAGCGCGGACGAGAATTCTACTCGGATCCGATACCTGAAGCAAGGTGAGCAAGTCACCATTTTATCTAAAGTAAACAGTTGGTGGTATAAAGTTAAAGCATCGGACGGACGCGAAGGTTACATAAGTACGAGTTCCAAATACATACAAACATCGGGAGGATCATCCTCCGGAGGCAATACGAATGGCGGAACGGAAAGCGGTTCAACTAGTGCAAAGGTACAGAAAATTATAGCCGCAGGCAAAAAGTACTTAGGCACACCGTATGAATACGGCTCAAGCCGCAATAATACAGCGACCTTCGACTGTTCCGATTTTGTTCGGCAAGCTTTCTTGGATGGAATTGGCGTAACGCTTCCAAGTGACTCCCGAGGTCAAGGCAGTTATGTGAAATCTCTGGGACATGCCAAAACGGACTGGCATGATCTGAAGGCGGGAGATTTGATGTTCTTCATGGATTATAAAGGGACAAGTAAATCCAACTACAATGGCATCAATAAATCTACGCAGAAAATTACACATGTTGCCATCTACTTGGGCAATGGCCAGATCTTGTCGACTTACTCCAAGGAAAGCGGCGGGGTACGCATTGATTCCATTGCCAATAAGCATTGGGAGTACCGGTTCTTATTTGGGGGAAGCGCGCTCTAG
- the sigW gene encoding RNA polymerase sigma factor SigW, whose amino-acid sequence MNVAELQLIQLSRRGDRNAFVELVELYRNKIQKLAFRMLHNRPDSEDIVQETFIRVYLNLNHYDESQNFSTWIYRIGKNVAIDLLRKKRPVQSLDAELNDHDDDYSYYSKLASQDQSPEHAVLQTEIQDHVHTSINKLADKYKSVITLYYLEELSLQEISAKLNLPITTVKTRLHRGRELLRKKWGMNFVVGLMVFFTIGMIA is encoded by the coding sequence ATGAATGTGGCAGAACTGCAATTGATCCAATTATCCAGACGCGGCGATCGCAACGCTTTCGTGGAATTAGTCGAGCTGTACCGCAACAAAATACAAAAGCTGGCTTTCCGAATGCTGCACAATCGACCAGATTCGGAGGACATTGTCCAAGAAACATTTATCCGTGTCTATCTGAACTTAAATCATTATGATGAAAGCCAGAATTTTTCTACATGGATTTATCGCATCGGCAAAAATGTGGCTATTGATTTGCTCCGCAAAAAAAGACCTGTGCAATCCCTTGACGCCGAGCTTAATGATCATGACGATGACTACAGCTACTACAGCAAGCTGGCCAGTCAAGACCAATCTCCAGAGCATGCCGTGCTGCAAACCGAGATTCAGGATCACGTGCATACGTCGATTAATAAATTAGCCGATAAATACAAAAGTGTCATCACACTTTACTATCTCGAAGAGCTGTCACTGCAAGAAATCAGTGCAAAGCTGAATTTGCCCATCACAACGGTGAAAACCCGCTTGCATCGCGGACGTGAGCTGCTCCGCAAGAAATGGGGCATGAATTTCGTCGTTGGATTAATGGTGTTTTTTACAATCGGCATGATTGCCTAA
- the obgE gene encoding GTPase ObgE, whose product MFVDKAKIFVKGGDGGDGLVAFRREKYVPEGGPAGGDGGNGGDVVFRVDEGLRTLMDFRYQKHFKAERGEKGRNKSMHGANADDMVVRIPPGTTIIDDDTQEVIADLTRHGQEVVVAKGGRGGRGNTRFATARVTAPEIAENGEEGVERWVVLEMKVMADVGLVGFPSVGKSTLLSVVSAAKPKIAAYHFTTLTPNLGVVDVGDGRSFVMADLPGLIEGAHEGVGLGHEFLRHVERTRVIVHVVDMSAADGRDPYEDFLKINEEIKLYNAKLEQRPQIVVANKMDMPDSEDNLTLFKEQLAADGKEVDVYAISALTRGGIQELLYKISDIVESIPNAPEVEGVSAKEERKVYRFEKREENDYTIRRDNDVFVIESPSIEKLIKRTNFSTQDGVARFARILRNMGIDQDLRNRGAVHGQTIQIGDFDFEFDEKQ is encoded by the coding sequence ATGTTTGTTGATAAAGCGAAGATTTTTGTAAAAGGCGGCGACGGCGGTGATGGGTTAGTTGCTTTCCGTCGTGAGAAATATGTACCGGAGGGTGGACCTGCCGGTGGTGATGGAGGCAATGGCGGCGATGTCGTTTTCCGAGTCGACGAGGGTCTCCGCACACTGATGGATTTCCGCTATCAGAAGCACTTCAAAGCGGAACGCGGCGAGAAGGGCCGCAACAAATCCATGCATGGCGCCAACGCCGACGATATGGTTGTGCGCATTCCGCCAGGAACGACGATTATTGACGATGACACGCAAGAAGTCATCGCCGACTTGACGCGTCACGGTCAAGAAGTCGTGGTTGCTAAGGGTGGACGAGGCGGACGAGGCAACACACGGTTTGCGACAGCGCGCGTTACAGCCCCTGAGATCGCCGAGAATGGCGAAGAGGGCGTGGAACGCTGGGTTGTGCTTGAGATGAAGGTGATGGCCGACGTCGGCTTAGTGGGCTTTCCTAGCGTTGGGAAATCAACGCTGTTGTCGGTCGTCTCTGCCGCGAAGCCAAAGATTGCGGCCTATCATTTCACAACCCTTACCCCGAACCTTGGGGTGGTGGATGTTGGCGATGGACGCAGCTTCGTGATGGCGGACCTTCCGGGTCTGATTGAAGGCGCCCACGAAGGCGTGGGGCTCGGTCATGAATTCCTGCGTCACGTAGAACGGACGAGAGTGATCGTGCACGTCGTGGACATGTCCGCTGCGGATGGTCGCGATCCTTACGAAGATTTCCTCAAAATCAATGAGGAAATCAAGCTCTACAATGCGAAGCTGGAACAGCGCCCGCAGATCGTAGTTGCGAACAAAATGGACATGCCTGATTCCGAGGACAACCTGACTTTGTTCAAGGAGCAATTGGCTGCGGATGGCAAAGAAGTTGATGTGTATGCGATTTCGGCTTTGACGCGAGGTGGAATTCAGGAACTGCTTTATAAGATTTCGGACATCGTTGAAAGCATTCCAAATGCGCCTGAAGTGGAAGGCGTTTCGGCTAAAGAAGAGCGTAAAGTATATCGCTTTGAGAAGCGCGAAGAAAATGACTACACAATTCGTCGTGATAACGATGTCTTCGTCATTGAAAGTCCATCCATTGAAAAGCTGATCAAACGGACGAATTTCAGTACGCAAGACGGCGTCGCCCGATTTGCGCGTATTTTGCGCAACATGGGAATTGATCAAGATTTGCGTAACCGTGGAGCTGTTCACGGACAGACGATTCAAATCGGTGACTTTGATTTTGAATTTGATGAGAAGCAGTAA
- the pheA gene encoding prephenate dehydratase, which translates to MKKVAILGPSTFSEEATRHFLKDDFIYVSYKLISEVFNATVAGETDLSVIPIENTLEGSVHLHVDWLVHEVDLPIRAEWVFPIDMNLIGFANKEGQDEGSNPYQHIRKVLSHHVVPAQCSRFMKKYLSGAEFEQVSSTAEGVRLVSALQDPAVAAIGTAIASTNYGVPMLEKEIQDHKDNMTRFLLVGKEAPELPTSADRKTTILVTLPEDYPGALHQVLSAFAWRRINLSKIESKPTKKKLGTYYFYIDIADSLDSVLLPSAIQEIEAIGCQVRILGSYPSYSYIS; encoded by the coding sequence ATGAAGAAAGTGGCTATTCTAGGGCCGAGTACCTTCTCGGAAGAAGCAACCCGTCATTTCTTGAAAGATGATTTTATTTATGTATCCTATAAATTGATTTCTGAAGTTTTTAATGCGACGGTAGCGGGGGAAACGGATCTCAGTGTGATTCCGATTGAGAACACTTTGGAAGGTTCGGTACATTTGCATGTTGACTGGCTGGTGCATGAGGTGGATTTACCGATACGCGCGGAGTGGGTATTCCCCATTGATATGAATCTGATTGGTTTTGCCAATAAGGAAGGCCAAGATGAGGGATCGAATCCGTATCAGCATATTCGTAAGGTGTTGTCTCATCATGTCGTACCTGCGCAGTGCAGTCGATTTATGAAGAAATATTTGAGCGGAGCCGAGTTTGAGCAGGTGAGTTCTACAGCTGAAGGGGTAAGGCTTGTGTCCGCTTTGCAGGACCCTGCGGTCGCTGCGATCGGAACGGCGATTGCTTCAACCAATTATGGCGTACCCATGCTGGAGAAGGAAATACAGGACCATAAAGACAATATGACTCGCTTTCTATTGGTAGGCAAAGAGGCTCCTGAGCTTCCGACATCGGCAGATAGGAAAACTACGATATTGGTGACGCTGCCTGAAGACTACCCGGGAGCTCTTCATCAAGTGCTGTCCGCGTTTGCTTGGCGCCGAATCAATCTGTCCAAGATTGAATCCAAGCCGACAAAGAAGAAATTAGGCACTTACTACTTTTATATCGACATCGCAGATTCATTGGATTCCGTGCTGCTGCCATCAGCGATTCAAGAAATTGAAGCCATTGGTTGTCAGGTCCGAATTTTGGGCAGTTACCCAAGCTACTCGTATATAAGTTGA
- a CDS encoding ACT domain-containing protein: protein MPESKEFLQTIKHTGPERYYLVREDILPEGVLKTAQAKELLARGEVKTIHEAVEQVGLSRSAFYKYKDGIHPLSKLERERIITISMDLEHRSGILSRVLALIANLDGNVLTIHQTIPLQGMANVVISVETSSMGEEIRQIMDRLQAQDGVKRATIIGQGS, encoded by the coding sequence GTGCCGGAAAGCAAAGAGTTTTTACAAACGATCAAGCACACCGGCCCTGAGAGGTACTATTTAGTCCGGGAAGATATTTTGCCGGAAGGTGTGCTCAAGACGGCGCAGGCGAAGGAATTGCTGGCAAGAGGCGAAGTGAAGACGATTCATGAGGCTGTTGAACAAGTAGGACTCAGCCGGAGCGCATTCTATAAGTATAAGGATGGCATTCATCCTCTCAGCAAGCTGGAAAGAGAACGCATTATTACGATATCGATGGATTTGGAGCATCGGTCCGGGATCCTGTCCCGCGTGCTGGCACTCATTGCTAATTTGGACGGAAATGTCCTGACAATTCATCAAACGATTCCTCTGCAAGGCATGGCGAATGTGGTTATTTCCGTAGAAACGTCTTCCATGGGGGAAGAAATTCGTCAAATTATGGATCGACTTCAGGCGCAGGATGGCGTCAAACGTGCTACTATTATCGGTCAGGGCAGCTGA
- the thrB gene encoding homoserine kinase: MSYKAVQKVRVKVPASTANLGPGFDSLGMALNLYAWIDLAISDQTTIHLIGDQMHGIPTDKSNLIYKVAQMVFEEAGVSHPELEITMYSDIPLTRGLGSSASAIVGALAGANALIGNKLTPYALFQLASRLEKHPDNVGASLYGGIVVAFWDGERAESIRIEPDSNLEVLVAIPAFQLSTEKARGVMPKQVPMKDAVYNLSHSSLLVAALSTGNLGMIRHAMKDALHQPYRAALIPGMTTLLEQAENHGALGVALSGAGPTMLALVDARSGQKAELEGFLKDTLASEGIEAQTLWLKPSQEGVSVIELLEGDEDLQSLVESEVLA, from the coding sequence ATGAGTTATAAGGCAGTACAAAAGGTAAGAGTGAAGGTGCCGGCAAGTACGGCTAACTTAGGTCCTGGCTTTGACTCACTGGGGATGGCCCTGAATCTGTACGCCTGGATCGATCTCGCCATTTCGGATCAAACGACGATTCATTTAATCGGTGATCAGATGCATGGCATTCCAACGGACAAGTCCAATTTAATCTATAAAGTAGCCCAAATGGTTTTTGAAGAAGCGGGTGTATCACATCCTGAGCTAGAGATTACCATGTATAGTGATATCCCGCTGACACGCGGCTTAGGCAGCAGCGCTTCGGCTATCGTAGGCGCATTGGCAGGAGCCAATGCGCTGATCGGGAATAAGCTTACGCCTTATGCGTTGTTCCAACTGGCTAGCCGCCTCGAGAAGCATCCTGATAATGTCGGAGCAAGTTTGTATGGCGGCATTGTCGTGGCTTTCTGGGATGGCGAGCGCGCTGAATCGATTCGTATCGAGCCAGATAGCAATCTGGAAGTACTGGTAGCAATACCGGCCTTCCAGCTGTCTACTGAGAAGGCGCGAGGCGTCATGCCGAAGCAGGTGCCGATGAAGGATGCGGTGTACAACCTCAGCCATTCATCACTGCTGGTTGCCGCGTTAAGCACCGGCAACTTGGGTATGATCCGTCATGCCATGAAGGATGCGCTGCACCAGCCCTACCGTGCTGCGCTCATTCCTGGCATGACGACCCTGCTCGAGCAAGCCGAGAATCACGGCGCGCTGGGGGTTGCCCTTAGCGGAGCAGGGCCGACGATGCTCGCTCTTGTGGACGCGCGCAGCGGTCAGAAGGCTGAGCTTGAGGGTTTCCTTAAAGATACCTTGGCGAGTGAAGGTATTGAGGCTCAAACGCTGTGGCTCAAGCCAAGCCAAGAAGGTGTTTCAGTTATCGAGCTTCTCGAAGGTGACGAAGATTTGCAGTCACTCGTTGAAAGCGAGGTTCTCGCATGA
- a CDS encoding NUDIX domain-containing protein: protein MITLRMISTALLWNSRNELLMMKRSLSRTVSPGLWAAVGGHLEPNELNNPREACLREIWEETGIEHDEIQGLRLQYILLRLNGQEVRQQFFYIGTTDVSPRIVTNEGDLHWIAKDQVLDRPVPFIFRSLLEHYFTVGLTPHPWIGSAGVIAGTEEPTIHWNPLIDPLQA from the coding sequence ATGATTACATTGCGCATGATTTCAACGGCTCTCTTATGGAACAGCCGGAACGAATTACTGATGATGAAACGATCCCTGTCACGTACCGTGTCGCCGGGACTTTGGGCTGCTGTAGGCGGTCATTTGGAACCAAATGAATTAAACAACCCGCGCGAAGCCTGCTTACGAGAAATTTGGGAAGAAACTGGCATCGAGCACGACGAAATTCAAGGATTACGCTTGCAGTATATACTGCTGCGTTTAAATGGACAAGAAGTCCGGCAACAATTTTTCTATATCGGAACCACCGATGTCAGCCCACGCATAGTCACGAACGAAGGGGATCTACACTGGATCGCAAAGGATCAAGTTTTGGATCGACCTGTCCCTTTCATCTTCCGCAGTTTGCTAGAACATTATTTCACAGTTGGCCTTACACCGCATCCATGGATCGGATCGGCCGGCGTAATTGCAGGCACAGAGGAGCCAACGATTCACTGGAACCCTTTGATCGATCCTTTACAGGCTTAG
- a CDS encoding anthranilate phosphoribosyltransferase — MKRWIQAIGSSQQGARDLSYEEAVEAAHEMARGDSTDAQCAAFLMALCMKGETDEELRAFVDVFRSYSLNYHAFANSLNCAGPTEGRQFFPISLPVSLLLASVGFSQVLHGGDTYPPRQGTAMKELLESFGIALDVSIEAWETMLFHLHIGFLHTERLCPPLGKLKQVREQIGLRTVMNTVEKLMNPVQSMNMIIGVNQRRMMESLIPITMRSGLQNVYIVNGIEGSEDLPLYQNSTIRIVTPWGDESRVVEPQKFGFMSEPLPPLSKEEQVAVVQRIIAGDTSEELKRERDHIIFNAGLRLTWFDKVGSYEEGFQLAESLLQRKEAHKVMQKWVDQSQRYARKDQLNANDSSTKIG, encoded by the coding sequence ATGAAAAGATGGATTCAAGCCATAGGCTCTAGTCAGCAAGGCGCAAGAGATTTATCTTACGAAGAAGCCGTTGAGGCAGCACATGAAATGGCCAGAGGAGACTCGACGGATGCGCAGTGCGCAGCCTTCCTGATGGCTCTTTGCATGAAAGGGGAAACCGATGAGGAGCTTCGCGCATTCGTTGATGTTTTTCGCAGCTATTCCTTGAACTACCATGCATTTGCGAATTCGCTGAATTGTGCTGGCCCTACTGAGGGACGTCAATTTTTCCCCATCTCCCTTCCGGTCAGTTTGCTGTTAGCTTCTGTCGGCTTTTCCCAAGTTCTGCATGGTGGCGATACCTATCCGCCCAGACAGGGAACGGCTATGAAAGAACTGCTCGAAAGCTTTGGGATAGCACTGGATGTATCTATCGAAGCTTGGGAAACGATGCTATTTCATTTGCATATCGGTTTTCTCCATACGGAACGGCTCTGTCCCCCTTTGGGGAAGTTGAAGCAGGTACGTGAACAAATTGGTTTGCGGACCGTGATGAATACCGTTGAAAAATTGATGAACCCCGTGCAGTCCATGAATATGATTATTGGCGTCAATCAGCGGAGAATGATGGAGTCATTGATTCCCATTACCATGAGATCCGGTTTGCAGAATGTGTATATTGTAAATGGGATTGAAGGTTCTGAGGATTTGCCCCTCTACCAAAACAGCACGATTCGGATCGTTACACCTTGGGGCGATGAGTCGCGCGTGGTAGAGCCGCAGAAATTTGGTTTTATGAGCGAGCCCTTGCCGCCGCTTAGCAAAGAGGAGCAAGTTGCCGTTGTGCAACGAATCATTGCCGGAGACACTTCAGAGGAATTGAAGCGGGAACGTGACCATATCATTTTTAATGCAGGTTTGCGATTGACTTGGTTTGATAAAGTGGGGAGCTACGAAGAGGGCTTTCAGTTGGCCGAATCACTTTTACAGAGGAAAGAAGCGCATAAAGTCATGCAAAAGTGGGTGGACCAGAGTCAGCGCTATGCGCGAAAAGACCAGCTGAATGCCAATGATTCTTCCACAAAAATCGGATAA
- the rpmA gene encoding 50S ribosomal protein L27, translated as MLKLDLQLFASKKGVGSTKNGRDSHSKRLGAKRADGQTVTAGSILYRQRGTKIHPGTNVGIGSDDTLFALVQGVVKFERWGRDRKKVSVYPVDVAPVAAALEA; from the coding sequence ATGTTGAAATTGGATCTCCAGTTATTCGCTTCCAAAAAGGGAGTAGGTTCCACGAAGAACGGACGTGACTCGCATTCCAAGCGCCTTGGCGCTAAACGTGCTGACGGTCAAACGGTTACTGCGGGAAGCATTCTCTATCGCCAACGCGGTACGAAAATTCACCCAGGAACGAACGTAGGCATTGGTTCGGATGATACACTTTTCGCTTTGGTACAAGGCGTAGTGAAATTCGAGCGTTGGGGCCGCGATCGCAAAAAAGTGAGCGTATACCCAGTTGATGTAGCTCCTGTAGCTGCAGCTTTAGAAGCGTAA